CAGTGTTGTGGCCAATAAAACAGAAAGCACCCTCAAGATATACATCAACCCGAAATATACGCGCGATGTATACAATATGCCGGCAAAGTCTGTAGGTCCTAACCCATACGTAAAAGTACAGTTCGGCTCGGTTGACGAAGTGGAACGCTATGCCAACCAGATGTTGAAGGAAAAGAAGATACGCTCCTTCAGCTACGACAACCAGAAGGATAACGACTTCTTAAGCACGCTCTTCAATCTGGCACCTCTGCTCTTCTTCGTATTCTTCATCCTTTGGATGTCTGGAAGATTCAGCGGCGGTATGGGCAGCGGCGGTATGGGCGGCATCTTCAGCGTGGGCAAAAGCAAAGCTAAGATGTACGAAAAGGGAAATGCCATCGGCATCACCTTTAAGGATGTGGCCGGACAGGAAGGTGCCAAGCAGGAAGTGAAGGAAATTGTAGACTTCCTGAAAAACCCACAAAAATATACCGACTTGGGTGGTAAAATTCCAAAGGGAGCCCTTCTCGTAGGCCCTCCGGGAACTGGTAAGACCCTCTTGGCTAAGGCTGTTGCCGGCGAGGCTGGCGTACCTTTCTTCTCCATGAGCGGTTCCGACTTCGTTGAAATGTTCGTAGGTGTAGGTGCCTCACGTGTACGCGACCTGTTCCGCCAGGCTAAAGAGAAATCACCTTGTATCATCTTTATCGATGAGATTGATGCTGTAGGCCGTGCCCGCAGCAAGAACCCAGCCATGGGTGGTAATGATGAGCGCGAGAACACCTTGAACGCTCTCCTTACAGAGATGGATGGTTTCGGTACCAACAGTGGTGTCATCATCCTTGCAGCTACCAACCGTGTAGACATGCTCGACAGCGCCTTGCTCCGTGCCGGACGTTTCGACCGCGAAATTCACGTAGATCTCCCTGGTTTGAACGAACGTAAGGCTATCTTCCTGGTTCATCTCAAACCTATCAAGATAGACGAAACAGTAGATGTTGATCTACTGGCCCGTCAGACTCCAGGGTTCTCGGGTGCAGATATTGCCAACGTTTGTAACGAGGCAGCCCTCATTGCTGCACGCCACGACAAGAAGGCTGTTTGCAAACAGGATTTCCTCGATGCAGTAGACCGTATTGTAGGCGGTCTGGAGAAGAAGACTAAGGTGATGACTGCCGACGAGAAGCGTAGCATCGCTCTCCACGAAGCAGGCCACGCAACCATCTCATGGTTCTGCCAGTATGCCAACCCTCTCATCAAGGTTACCATCGTGCCTCGTGGTCAGGCTCTCGGTGCTGCAT
This Segatella copri DSM 18205 DNA region includes the following protein-coding sequences:
- the ftsH gene encoding ATP-dependent zinc metalloprotease FtsH gives rise to the protein MEQSNNMKPRGNGGPKMPRFNMTWLFTICLITMIILFFTGGGDAIGGSAAKEATYTQFKQYVDKGYVLSVVANKTESTLKIYINPKYTRDVYNMPAKSVGPNPYVKVQFGSVDEVERYANQMLKEKKIRSFSYDNQKDNDFLSTLFNLAPLLFFVFFILWMSGRFSGGMGSGGMGGIFSVGKSKAKMYEKGNAIGITFKDVAGQEGAKQEVKEIVDFLKNPQKYTDLGGKIPKGALLVGPPGTGKTLLAKAVAGEAGVPFFSMSGSDFVEMFVGVGASRVRDLFRQAKEKSPCIIFIDEIDAVGRARSKNPAMGGNDERENTLNALLTEMDGFGTNSGVIILAATNRVDMLDSALLRAGRFDREIHVDLPGLNERKAIFLVHLKPIKIDETVDVDLLARQTPGFSGADIANVCNEAALIAARHDKKAVCKQDFLDAVDRIVGGLEKKTKVMTADEKRSIALHEAGHATISWFCQYANPLIKVTIVPRGQALGAAWYLPEERQITTKEQMLDEMCSLMGGRAAEELFTGHISSGAMNDLERATKSAYGMVAYLGMSKTLPNICFYNRNEYAFQRPYSESTAREIDQEVLKIVNEQYTRAKNILMEHKEGHNALAELLIKKEVIMAEDVEHIFGKRPWLSRSQEIMEDEQPKIDDDAVKELPEVQAAIKEHEENQKKNADSDETSKKDEGSEENKNE